In the Malus domestica chromosome 16, GDT2T_hap1 genome, one interval contains:
- the LOC103403551 gene encoding DNA-directed RNA polymerases II, IV and V subunit 9B: MSTMKFCRECNNILYPKEDKEHKILLYACRNCDHQEVAENNCVYRNEIHHPVGEHTQILQDVAADPTLPRTKAVRCAKCKHGEAVFFQATARGEEGMTLFFVCCNPNCGHRWRD; this comes from the exons ATGAGTACCATGAAATTTTGCCGCGAATG TAACAACATTCTGTACCCGAAGGAGGACAAGGAGCATAAGATTCTCCTCTACGCCTGCCGCAACTGCGATCACCAG GAGGTTGCTGAGAACAACTGTGTCTATAGAAATGAGATACACCACCCCGTTGGCGAGCACACTCAGATATTGCAGGATGTAGCGGCAGATCCTACTCTTCCTCGAACTAAAGCCGTGCGTTGTGCAAAGTGCAAACATGGAGAAGCTGTATTCTTTCAG GCAACTGCTAGAGGAGAGGAGGGTATGACATTGTTCTTTGTTTGCTGCAACCCCAACTGCGGCCACAGGTGGCGAGACTAA
- the LOC103403552 gene encoding uncharacterized protein: MSSKKEEKAQAAAERIKAAALSAAKGLSRAQAERAAAAAARNVNAYGQKEEGPSRWQEKREAKRQMYLMSTEKAVRLGERKDLKSNVSTVGGAASQCQKCYQPGHWTYECKNERVYISRPSRTQQLKNPKLKMKVEISYDLDGPEIKEEKSEKQPKISKRKHRSASDSGSDSEASVFETDSGASSVTGSDSSSEESSSDYSSSSDSEEDRRRQRKKKKQKMARRRRRYSSSSESSDSESVSESDSDDRRSRKKSKRHSRKH, encoded by the coding sequence ATGTCGagtaagaaagaagagaaagctCAAGCTGCAGCGGAGAGGATCAAGGCTGCAGCCTTGAGTGCTGCAAAAGGTCTTAGTCGAGCTCAGGCTGAAAGGGCGGCTGCTGCAGCTGCTCGGAATGTTAATGCTTATGGGCAGAAGGAAGAAGGACCCAGCAGATGGCAGGAGAAAAGGGAAGCCAAGAGACAGATGTATTTGATGAGTACTGAAAAGGCTGTGAGATTGGGTGAACGGAAAGACCTCAAGTCAAATGTATCTACTGTTGGTGGTGCAGCTTCACAATGCCAGAAGTGTTACCAACCTGGGCATTGGACATATGAATGCAAGAATGAACGTGTTTACATCTCGCGACCGTCTAGGACCCAGCAACTCAAAAATCCTAAACTGAAGATGAAGGTTGAAATATCGTATGATTTGGACGGTCCAGAAATCAAGGAAGAGAAGAGTGAAAAGCAGCCAAAAATAAGCAAGAGGAAGCATCGGTCAGCTTCTGATTCTGGCAGCGATAGTGAGGCTTCAGTTTTTGAGACTGATAGTGGGGCATCATCAGTTACTGGATCTGACTCTTCTTCGGAGGAGAGTAGTTCAGATTACAGTTCATCTTCTGACTCAGAGGAGGACAGGAGGcgccaaaggaagaaaaagaagcaaAAGATGGCAAGGCGTAGAAGAAGGTACAGCTCATCATCTGAATCTTCTGATTCTGAGTCAGTTTCCGAATCTGATTCTGATGATAGGAGGAGCCGGAAGAAGAGCAAGAGGCACAGCAGAAAGCATTAA
- the LOC103403554 gene encoding outer envelope pore protein 16-2, chloroplastic-like, translating into MFVYETGQQGTGGKHLEEVAGHRVRSVITQKKDTYVGLHEYVSTSLVHFLFLLLFHRCNLITHQNNLKFHFVLNLLVEEQTDKTNQTDNSVKMLNTSSGSSSLETKPSLLQELRSFDKGGFSDLGHPLLNRIAESFVKAAAIGAIQAVSREAYFTATEGFDSSTNGIPPEISVSGNKKQRFPDLRGENNRKSLEAMVKNTGKESLQWGLAAGVYSGLTYGLAEARGAHDWKNSAVAGAITGVALALTSEGSSHEQIVHGAITGAAISTAANLLSGIF; encoded by the exons ATGTTTGTTTATGAAACAGGTCAACAGGGGACAGGTGGCAAACATTTGGAAGAAGTCGCTGGCCACCGAGTTCGCAGTGTGATCACGCAGAAGAAAGACACGTACGTCGGGTTGCATGAGTACGTGTCTACCTCACTTgttcattttctctttcttcttctttttcaccGGTGCAATCTCATCACTCATCAGAATAACCTCAAATTTCACTTTGTGTTGAATCTCTTGGTGGAAGAGCAGACAgataaaacaaatcaaacagATAATAGTGTGAAGATGTTGAACACGAGCAGCGGCAGTAGTAGTTTGGAAACAAAGCCGTCGTTGCTGCAGGAGCTGCGTAGCTTCGACAAGGGTGGCTTCTCCGACCTCGGCCACCCTCTCCTCAACCGCATCGCCGAGAGCTTCGTCAAAGCTGCTGCG ATCGGAGCAATTCAGGCCGTGTCGCGTGAGGCTTATTTCACAGCCACTGAAG GATTCGATTCAAGTACCAATGGTATTCCACCCGAAATCTCAGTCTCAGGCAACAAAAAACAACGATTCCCTGATCTCAGAG GTGAAAACAACAGAAAATCTCTTGAAGCTATG GTGAAGAATACCGGAAAGGAATCCTTACAATGGG GGCTGGCTGCGGGGGTGTATTCAGGTCTCACATATGGCCTGGCAGAGGCTCGTGGAGCTCACGATTGG AAAAACAGTGCAGTTGCGGGAGCAATTACAGGAGTGGCCCTGGCCCTCACATCGGAGGGTTCGTCCCATGAGCAGATTGTGCATGGCGCTATCACCGGAGCTGCCATATCAACCGCTGCAAATCTTCTTTCTGGGATATTTTAG
- the LOC103403555 gene encoding uncharacterized protein yields the protein MGAPDKAPVNSNSMQRVKVYRLSEEGKWDDQGTGHVTVDYMERSEELGLFVIDEEDNETLLLHRISSDDIYRKQEDTIISWRDPEYSTELALSFQEPTGCSYIWDHICSVQRNIHFNSLNNETFHNANSELRELPTVELSTLPLILKTVAESGIADQMRLTELILNDQEFFRKLMGLFRICEDLENVDSLHMIYKIVRGIILLNSPQIFEKIFGDDLIMDIIGSLEYDPEVPNVQHHRNFLKEHVVFKEAIPIKDAMVLSKIHQTYKVGYLKDVVLARVLDEATVANLNSIIHANNAIVVSLLKDDSTFIQELFARLRLPSTSAESKKNLVYFLHEFCNLSKSLQMVQQLRLFRDLMNEGIFDIVTDALQSQDKKLVLTGTDILNLFMNQDPNLLRSYVVRLEGTPLLGLLVKGMITDFGEDMHCQFLEILRSLLDSYTLSGAQRDAIIEIFYEKHLGQLIDVITASCPLEGNGQSTDRSSISGGRVESQSVAKPEILSNICELLCFCVLHHPFRIKCNFLLNNVMDKVLLVTKRREKYLVVAAVRFVRTILSRHDEHLVNHIVKNNLLKPIVDAFVYNGNRYNLLNSAVLELFEFIRKENLKSLVKYLVDSFWDQLVRFENFASVHSLKVKYEQCLEHFGTKGTANVSDPRKRNDERALEKEEEEYFNEDSDEEDTASASMPNTQKVQAQPQPVLSNGVAASYPPSSPRSVGLVDYDDDEDDEDYKPPPRKHPEPSDEDEGTMESLRLKRKLASKDRETELAKRQRLGKNSKPKESVFAALCTTLSQAVLPNKKIASSINTTRTADGVNNSREGKNQENDERAVSKNCSDNSNSDDADNRENEPTTSRGCSDHLHGTSENRQLGGEDCALIPPKSSPEMAVNGS from the exons ATGGGCGCGCCAGATAAAGCGCCGGTCAATTCCAATTCGATGCAG CGTGTAAAGGTTTACCGTCTGAGTGAGGAAGGAAAATGGGATGATCAGGGAACTGGTCATGTCACAGTTGACTACATGGAG CGTTCAGAAGAGCTGGGTTTGTTTGTTATTGATGAAGAAGACAATGAGACATTACTTCTGCATCGAATCAGCTCGGATGACATTTACAGAAAGCAAGAAG ATACAATTATCTCGTGGAGGGATCCAGAATATTCTACTGAATTAGCTCTCAGCTTTCAGGAGCCAACAGGCTGCTCTTACATATG GGACCACATATGCAGCGTGCAAaggaatatacattttaattctCTTAACA ATGAGACATTTCACAATGCAAACAGTGAGTTGAGGGAGCTCCCTACGGTTGAGCTATCCACGCTTCCTTTAATCCTTAAG ACTGTTGCTGAGAGTGGCATTGCTGACCAGATGCGATTGACAGAATTGATATTGAATGAT CAAGAGTTTTTTCGGAAGCTCATGGGCCTATTTAGAATCTGTGAAGACTTGGAAAATGTTGACAGTCTTCACATGATATACAAAATAGTAAGGGGGATCA TTCTCCTGAATAGTCCTCAGATCTTTGAGAAAATATTCGGTGATGATTTAATCATGGATATCATCGGTTCCCTTGAGT ATGACCCTGAAGTACCTAATGTCCAACACCATCGTAACTTTTTGAAAGAACATGTTGTTTTTAAGGAG GCCATACCGATTAAAGATGCTATGGTGTTGTCAAAGATACACCAGACGTATAAAGTTGGATATTTAAAG GACGTTGTTTTGGCTAGAGTATTGGATGAGGCCACGGTTGCAAATCTGAATTCCATTATTCATGCAAACAACGCTATT gttgtttctttgctaaagGATGACAGTACCTTTATTCAAGAATTGTTTGCTAGGCTACGGTTGCCATCCACCTCCGCAGAATCTAAAAAGAACTTG GTATATTTCTTGCACGAGTTTTGTAATTTAAGCAAAAGCCTGCAGATGGTCCAGCAGCTTCGGTTATTTAG GGATCTCATGAATGAAGGAATCTTTGACATTGTAACTGATGCGTTGCAGAGTCAAGACAAAAAGCTTGTATTAACTGG GACAGATATCCTCAATCTTTTCATGAATCAGGATCCAAACCTTCTGCGTTCATATGTTGTTCGTCTGGAAGGAACTCCACTTTTAGGACTCTTG GTTAAAGGAATGATTACAGATTTCGGAGAGGACATGCATTGCCAGTTTCTTGAAATTCTTCGTAGTCTACTAGATTCTTACACATTGTCAGGAGCTCAG AGAGATGCAATTATCGAGATATTCTATGAGAAGCATCTGGGGCAGTTGATTGATGTTATAACAGCGTCATGTCCTTTGGAAGGCAATGGTCAATCAACTGATAGATCTTCCATCTCTGGTGGAAGGGTTGAAAGTCAGAGTGTCGCGAAGCCTGAAATATTATCAAATATATGCGAATTGCTTTGCTTTTGTGTACTTCACCATCCATTCAGAATAAA gTGCAACTTTCTGCTTAATAATGTGATGGATAAAGTTTTGTTGGTTACAAAAAGAAGGGAAAAGTATCTGGTTGTTGCTGCAGTTCGATTTGTTCGCACTATTCTTTCACGTCAT GATGAGCATCTGGTAAATCATATTGTTAAGAACAACCTTCTCAAGCCAATTGTCGATGCATTTGTTTATAATGGAAATCGATATAACCTGCTGAACTCGGCTGTTTTAGAACTTTTTGAGTTCATCCGCAAG gAAAACTTGAAGTCTTTGGTTAAATACTTGGTTGATTCATTCTGGGATCAGTTGGTCAGATTTGAGAATTTTGCATCTGTTCACTCCCTCAAAGTAAAATATGAGCAG TGCCTAGAACATTTTGGAACCAAAGGCACCGCTAATGTGTCAGACCCTAGAAAACGAAATGATGAGCGAGCtttggagaaagaagaagaagagtatTTCAATGAGGACAG TGATGAAGAAGATACAGCATCTGCATCAATGCCAAATACCCAAAAAGTACAGGCTCAACCTCAACCTGTTTTATCCAATGGAGTTGCTGCAAGTTATCCACCATCCAG TCCAAGGTCTGTCGGGCTGGTagattatgatgatgatgaggacgACGAAGACTACAAGCCACCGCCCAGGAAACATCCTGAACCTTCTGATGAAGATGAAGGAACAATGGAGTCCCTTAGGTTGAAGCGGAAATTGGCTTCTAAGGATAGGGAGACTGAGCTAGCAAAGAGGCAACGGTTGGGTAAAAACTCCAAGCCAAAAGAAAGTGTGTTTGCTGCTTTGTGTACAACTCTAAGCCAGGCAGTGCTACCTAATAAGAAAATTGCAAGCAGCATCAATACAACTCGCACGGCTGACGGAGTCAACAACTCACGCGAAGGGAAAAATCAAGAGAATGATGAGCGTGCTGTTTCTAAAAACTGTTCTGATAACAGCAATTCAGATGATGCAGATAATAGGGAAAATGAGCCTACTACTTCTAGAGGCTGCTCGGATCACTTGCATGGCACTTCGGAGAATAGACAGTTGGGTGGAGAGGACTGCGCGTTGATACCACCAAAATCTTCACCGGAAATGGCGGTAAATGGGTCGTAA
- the LOC103403556 gene encoding dihydrolipoyl dehydrogenase 2, chloroplastic isoform X2: protein MQASLSLPALSHAVPRSNYVVQSALPLPPSKPINLRFCGLHREALGFSHLAPSDSHRVRLSAPSRSATISASSSSGNARPPKSFDYDLLIIGAGVGGHGAALHAVEKGLKTAIVEGDVVGGTCVNRGCVPSKALLAVSGRMRELQNEHHLKALGLQVSAAGYDRQGVADHANNLATKIRNSLTNSMNSLGVDILTGVGTILGPQKVQIGSSDKVATAKDIIIATGSVPFVPKGVEVDGKTVITSDHALKLEFVPEWIAIVGSGYIGLEFSDVYTALGSEVTFIEALDQLMPGFDPEIGKLAQRVLINPRKIDYQTGVFASKITPAKDGKPVTIDLIDAKTKEPKETLEVDAALIATGRAPFTQGLGLENVDVATQRGFIPVDERMRVIDANGKLVPHLFCIGDANGKMMLAHAASAQGISVVEQVTGRDHVLNHLSIPAACFTHPEISMVGLTEPQAREKAEKEGFEVSIAKTSFKANTKALAENEGEGLAKLIYRPDNGEILGVHIFGLHAADLIHEASNAIALGTRIQDIKFAVHAHPTLSEVLDELFKSAKVAHVSSPVSEPVAV, encoded by the exons ATGCAGGCCTCCCTCTCTCTGCCCGCCCTCTCCCACGCCGTCCCCAGATCAAACTACGTCGTTCAATCCGCCCTCCCTCTCCCGCCGTCCAAGCCTATCAATCTCCGATTCTGCGGCCTCCACCGCGAGGCCTTGGGATTCTCGCATCTCGCCCCCTCCGACTCGCACCGCGTCCGTCTCTCAGCTCCTTCCCGCTCTGCAACAATCTCGGCCTCGTCCTCCTCCGGCAATGCCAGACCTCCCAAGTCGTTCGACTACGACTTGCTCATCATCGGCGCCGGCGTCGGTGGCCACGGCGCTGCTCTCCACGCCGTCGAGAAG GGTTTAAAAACTGCCATCGTGGAGGGAGATGTGGTGGGTGGAACATGTGTTAACAGGGGATGTGTTCCATCTAAAGCTCTTCTGGCAGTTAGTGGTCGGATGCGTGAGCTTCAGAATGAACATCACCTTAAGGCTTTAGGTTTGCAG GTTTCAGCTGCTGGATATGACAGACAGGGAGTGGCTGATCACGCGAATAATCTTGCAACAAAAATACGTAATAGTTTGACCAATTCTATGAATTCTCTTGGGGTGGACATTCTGACAGGTGTTGGTACAATTTTG GGCCCTCAAAAGGTGCAAATTGGATCATCTGACAAAGTAGCAACTGCAAAAGATATAATCATTGCCACCGGCTCTGTTCCTTTTGTTCCTAAGGGCGTTGAAGTGGACG GAAAGACTGTAATTACAAGTGACCATGCACTCAAATTGGAGTTTGTTCCAGAGTGGATTGCAATTGTTGGAAGTGGTTACATAGGTCTTGAGTTCAGTGACGTATATACAGCTCTTGGGAGTGAG GTTACTTTCATTGAAGCTTTAGATCAGCTTATGCCTGGTTTTGATCCTGAGATTGGAAAGTTAGCCCAGAGGGTTCTAATTAATCCACGGAAGATTGATTATCAAACTGGGGTATTCGCATCCAAG ATCACACCAGCCAAGGATGGGAAACCAGTCACCATTGACCTAATTGATGCAAAGACCAAGGAACCAAAAGAAACTCTTGAG GTAGATGCAGCACTAATTGCAACTGGAAGAGCCCCATTCACACAAGGTCTTGGATTGGAGAAT GTTGATGTCGCAACACAACGTGGCTTTATTCCTGTTGATGAGCGGATGCGAGTAATAGATGCAAATGGCAAATTG GTTCCTCACCTATTTTGCATTGGTGATGCTAATGGCAAGATGATGCTTGCTCATGCAGCCAGTGCACAAGGAATTTCAG TGGTTGAGCAAGTCACAGGTAGAGACCACGTGCTCAATCATTTGAGCATTCCTGCAGCATGTTTCACTCATCCAGAAATCAGTATGGTTGGATTGACAGAG CCTCAAGCAAGGGAGAAAGCTGAAAAGGAGGGATTTGAAGTTAGTATTGCCAAGACCAGTTTCAAGGCCAACACAAAGGCGTTAGCAGAAAATGAAGGAGAGGGACTCGCTAAG TTGATATACAGACCAGATAATGGAGAGATTCTTGGAGTTCATATCTTTGGGCTACATGCCGCAGACCTTATTCATGAGGCATCAAATGCGATAGCACTGGGGACACGTATTCAA GATATCAAATTTGCAGTCCATGCACACCCCACTTTGTCCGAAGTCCTAGACGAACTTTTCAAGTCTGCAAAG GTAGCTCATGTTTCTAGCCCAGTAAGTGAACCAGTTGCAGTCTAA
- the LOC103403556 gene encoding dihydrolipoyl dehydrogenase 2, chloroplastic isoform X1 has product MQASLSLPALSHAVPRSNYVVQSALPLPPSKPINLRFCGLHREALGFSHLAPSDSHRVRLSAPSRSATISASSSSGNARPPKSFDYDLLIIGAGVGGHGAALHAVEKGLKTAIVEGDVVGGTCVNRGCVPSKALLAVSGRMRELQNEHHLKALGLQVSAAGYDRQGVADHANNLATKIRNSLTNSMNSLGVDILTGVGTILGPQKVQIGSSDKVATAKDIIIATGSVPFVPKGVEVDGKTVITSDHALKLEFVPEWIAIVGSGYIGLEFSDVYTALGSEVTFIEALDQLMPGFDPEIGKLAQRVLINPRKIDYQTGVFASKITPAKDGKPVTIDLIDAKTKEPKETLEVDAALIATGRAPFTQGLGLENVDVATQRGFIPVDERMRVIDANGKLVPHLFCIGDANGKMMLAHAASAQGISVVEQVTGRDHVLNHLSIPAACFTHPEISMVGLTEPQAREKAEKEGFEVSIAKTSFKANTKALAENEGEGLAKLIYRPDNGEILGVHIFGLHAADLIHEASNAIALGTRIQDIKFAVHAHPTLSEVLDELFKSAKGVSASFISQERRDQHPEKRRNLRESTTTWPEIFFAFVAWILSSVHGLKKHLYS; this is encoded by the exons ATGCAGGCCTCCCTCTCTCTGCCCGCCCTCTCCCACGCCGTCCCCAGATCAAACTACGTCGTTCAATCCGCCCTCCCTCTCCCGCCGTCCAAGCCTATCAATCTCCGATTCTGCGGCCTCCACCGCGAGGCCTTGGGATTCTCGCATCTCGCCCCCTCCGACTCGCACCGCGTCCGTCTCTCAGCTCCTTCCCGCTCTGCAACAATCTCGGCCTCGTCCTCCTCCGGCAATGCCAGACCTCCCAAGTCGTTCGACTACGACTTGCTCATCATCGGCGCCGGCGTCGGTGGCCACGGCGCTGCTCTCCACGCCGTCGAGAAG GGTTTAAAAACTGCCATCGTGGAGGGAGATGTGGTGGGTGGAACATGTGTTAACAGGGGATGTGTTCCATCTAAAGCTCTTCTGGCAGTTAGTGGTCGGATGCGTGAGCTTCAGAATGAACATCACCTTAAGGCTTTAGGTTTGCAG GTTTCAGCTGCTGGATATGACAGACAGGGAGTGGCTGATCACGCGAATAATCTTGCAACAAAAATACGTAATAGTTTGACCAATTCTATGAATTCTCTTGGGGTGGACATTCTGACAGGTGTTGGTACAATTTTG GGCCCTCAAAAGGTGCAAATTGGATCATCTGACAAAGTAGCAACTGCAAAAGATATAATCATTGCCACCGGCTCTGTTCCTTTTGTTCCTAAGGGCGTTGAAGTGGACG GAAAGACTGTAATTACAAGTGACCATGCACTCAAATTGGAGTTTGTTCCAGAGTGGATTGCAATTGTTGGAAGTGGTTACATAGGTCTTGAGTTCAGTGACGTATATACAGCTCTTGGGAGTGAG GTTACTTTCATTGAAGCTTTAGATCAGCTTATGCCTGGTTTTGATCCTGAGATTGGAAAGTTAGCCCAGAGGGTTCTAATTAATCCACGGAAGATTGATTATCAAACTGGGGTATTCGCATCCAAG ATCACACCAGCCAAGGATGGGAAACCAGTCACCATTGACCTAATTGATGCAAAGACCAAGGAACCAAAAGAAACTCTTGAG GTAGATGCAGCACTAATTGCAACTGGAAGAGCCCCATTCACACAAGGTCTTGGATTGGAGAAT GTTGATGTCGCAACACAACGTGGCTTTATTCCTGTTGATGAGCGGATGCGAGTAATAGATGCAAATGGCAAATTG GTTCCTCACCTATTTTGCATTGGTGATGCTAATGGCAAGATGATGCTTGCTCATGCAGCCAGTGCACAAGGAATTTCAG TGGTTGAGCAAGTCACAGGTAGAGACCACGTGCTCAATCATTTGAGCATTCCTGCAGCATGTTTCACTCATCCAGAAATCAGTATGGTTGGATTGACAGAG CCTCAAGCAAGGGAGAAAGCTGAAAAGGAGGGATTTGAAGTTAGTATTGCCAAGACCAGTTTCAAGGCCAACACAAAGGCGTTAGCAGAAAATGAAGGAGAGGGACTCGCTAAG TTGATATACAGACCAGATAATGGAGAGATTCTTGGAGTTCATATCTTTGGGCTACATGCCGCAGACCTTATTCATGAGGCATCAAATGCGATAGCACTGGGGACACGTATTCAA GATATCAAATTTGCAGTCCATGCACACCCCACTTTGTCCGAAGTCCTAGACGAACTTTTCAAGTCTGCAAAG GGAGTGTCAGCAAGTTTTATATcacaagaaagaagagatcaacaCCCAGAGAAAAGAAGGAACTTGAGGGAATCAACGACGACTTGGCCCGAAATATTTTTCGCCTTTGTAGCTTGGATTCTTAGTTCT